Proteins encoded within one genomic window of Geotalea daltonii FRC-32:
- a CDS encoding circadian clock KaiB family protein has product MGKKKKDEGSAAGNALKDFELAVEKTKKGKYILRLYVTGTTPNSQRAIENVRKICEEHLNGRYELEIIDIYQQPIYAREGQIVAAPTLVKELPPPLRKFIGDMSQTDKILLGLDVRTKK; this is encoded by the coding sequence ATGGGGAAGAAAAAAAAGGATGAAGGCTCGGCAGCGGGGAATGCGCTCAAGGACTTCGAACTGGCCGTAGAAAAGACGAAGAAGGGGAAATACATCCTGCGTCTCTACGTCACCGGGACAACCCCCAATTCACAGCGCGCCATCGAGAATGTACGGAAGATCTGCGAGGAACATCTCAATGGACGATACGAGTTGGAAATCATCGATATTTACCAACAGCCGATATACGCCAGGGAGGGCCAGATAGTTGCAGCTCCCACTCTGGTCAAGGAACTCCCGCCGCCGCTACGGAAGTTCATCGGCGACATGTCGCAAACGGATAAAATTCTCCTGGGGCTTGATGTGCGCACGAAAAAGTAG
- a CDS encoding response regulator, protein MASAKNEKKARILIAEDDPMASNLLQNMLDLIGFDTDVAQTGAEAVKMWEQGEYDLITMDVQMPRMDGLTATRIIREKEKATGGHIPIVAMSAHTFSEDEEKGYAAGMDAYLTKPLDLEHGLATIKALIEC, encoded by the coding sequence ATGGCCTCAGCCAAAAATGAAAAAAAGGCGCGGATTCTCATTGCCGAAGACGACCCAATGGCCAGCAATTTGTTGCAGAACATGCTCGACCTGATCGGGTTCGACACTGACGTGGCACAGACCGGGGCTGAAGCGGTGAAAATGTGGGAACAGGGGGAGTATGACCTGATAACCATGGATGTGCAGATGCCGCGGATGGATGGTTTAACCGCTACCCGCATCATTCGTGAAAAGGAGAAAGCAACGGGGGGGCATATTCCGATCGTTGCCATGTCGGCCCATACCTTCAGTGAAGACGAGGAGAAAGGATATGCTGCCGGTATGGATGCCTATCTCACCAAGCCGCTGGATCTGGAGCATGGATTGGCGACCATAAAAGCTCTGATTGAATGCTAG
- a CDS encoding PAS domain-containing sensor histidine kinase, whose product MAMVKRAVKDILAENEDLRLRLEEAEETLRAIFGGEVDALVVNAPEGERIFTLEGADYPYRLLVESMNEGAVTLAPDGTIIYCNKALADMLKVPLEKIIGVAFANFVSTADAADFASLLGKCTQVSKGDMDLVTGNGEPFPVLLSCSAMVAGNSRGQNMVVTDLSEQKSAQQALQAEIVRRLQTAEELRKSEQLLMHQGRQAAMGEMIGNIAHQWRQPLNTLGLMVQKLQLLHNTGRFNEEELDDYCRKSMDTIMHMSKTIDDFRNFFRADKEKTSFRLLDVINKTISLVEGTFTQNQISIQLDAAGDPAVNGYPNEYSQVLLNIFLNARDAFVQRDISGPRLVTVRIYMEEGKTVVCIVDNAGGIGEDIMIRIFDPYFTTKGPDKGTGVGLFMSKTIIEKNMNGRITVRNTGAGAEFRIEV is encoded by the coding sequence ATGGCAATGGTTAAAAGAGCAGTGAAAGATATCCTGGCAGAGAATGAGGATCTACGTCTGCGCCTCGAAGAAGCAGAGGAGACGCTGCGTGCCATCTTTGGCGGTGAAGTGGATGCCCTGGTAGTGAACGCCCCCGAGGGAGAAAGGATATTCACCCTTGAGGGGGCGGATTATCCCTATCGCCTCCTCGTGGAATCCATGAACGAGGGAGCGGTGACCCTGGCGCCAGATGGGACCATCATCTACTGCAACAAGGCGCTGGCGGACATGCTCAAGGTCCCGCTGGAAAAGATCATCGGCGTGGCATTTGCTAATTTCGTTTCCACTGCAGATGCCGCTGATTTTGCTTCCCTGCTGGGAAAATGCACACAGGTAAGCAAAGGGGATATGGATCTGGTAACCGGGAATGGGGAGCCCTTTCCCGTACTGCTCTCATGCTCTGCCATGGTAGCAGGCAACAGCCGGGGGCAGAATATGGTGGTGACGGATCTTTCGGAGCAGAAATCGGCCCAGCAGGCTCTGCAGGCGGAAATCGTGCGGCGTCTGCAGACGGCTGAAGAACTGCGCAAAAGCGAGCAACTGCTCATGCATCAGGGGCGGCAGGCAGCCATGGGAGAGATGATAGGCAACATTGCCCATCAATGGCGCCAGCCTTTGAACACCTTGGGACTGATGGTGCAGAAGCTGCAGCTTTTGCACAACACCGGCAGATTCAACGAAGAAGAGCTTGACGATTACTGCAGGAAATCCATGGATACCATCATGCATATGTCCAAAACTATCGATGACTTCAGGAATTTTTTCAGGGCTGATAAGGAAAAGACTTCATTCCGCCTTCTCGATGTTATTAATAAAACAATCTCTCTTGTCGAGGGAACCTTCACCCAGAATCAAATCAGTATCCAGCTTGACGCTGCAGGTGATCCAGCCGTCAACGGCTATCCAAACGAGTACTCCCAGGTGCTCCTCAACATCTTTCTCAACGCACGGGATGCTTTTGTGCAGCGAGATATCAGTGGACCCCGTCTTGTCACTGTGAGAATATACATGGAAGAGGGAAAGACTGTTGTCTGTATAGTCGATAACGCCGGGGGGATTGGCGAAGATATCATGATTCGGATATTCGACCCGTATTTCACCACCAAAGGGCCGGATAAGGGGACCGGGGTCGGATTATTCATGTCGAAAACGATTATCGAAAAGAACATGAACGGCAGGATTACCGTACGCAATACCGGAGCAGGCGCTGAATTCCGGATCGAGGTTTGA
- a CDS encoding PAS domain S-box protein, producing the protein MANQDKEHDQREISSSKYSDALNHINMLIHSKLDFDSIMKKVVVEVARTIDAESAVIYLPEGDGWIAKYIYGFPGELQDRQIKAEEISFSIEAARQRKAVVINDVLHDNRANNKFNERYGINALLDVALTIGEKVVGNFSIHYHHPERKFSHKEVDFANKAASTITLALKNALLLQERINAEEAARANEQKVLQTLDRLMILVGVSSAVLSETTIQGTLNRAVEGAIAVTDAQVATSGHGYKEGSITIGALAYDAPLSPCPTDVTFTINRGGVYMELLQKSSTIRFTQKELENHPEWWGLPEGHAPLKGLLGARLEGTGGEACGMILVSHKRHGEFTEEDEVMLTQLCQLTSLAIRHIEARNVVEKHATELESLSKKLRESEELFREFFANAPIGLAIFGLDGRFQEVNQAYCRIIGYDREEVFQPGFTFMKVTHHDDIEENLAELNRVLKGETSSFFIEKRNIRKDGSIIWVRVSATQCRDPEGKSARLIAIVEDIHDRKQAEEALRVSEANYRTIFDSANDGLFIQCAESGAILDVNQRVLEMYKYRYDEILRLNIGELSAYSAGYTQERAMEVGRRAASGEPQLVEWLALAKDGTQFWVEVSLKKVILGGKDRLLAVVRDISERKRVLEALQQNEERLRVSEDRLVLAQSAAGIGMWNVNLLTRESTFSNQYLSLLGIDRPPGSYEDFLALLHPDDRYQVMMETDQAIAQCRQFQAMFRVNWNNGSLRWIMGRGGVFCDSRQQPLRITGVIFDVTDRKKAEEDLKAAMDELERSNRELEQFAYIASHDLQEPLRMVAGYVKLLERRYKESLDEKAQTYINFAVDGTSRMQKLIEGLLTYSRISRGISLLPVDTNIPFAAALANLDSAIRESNARITSETLPVVEGDETQLMQLFQNLLANSLKYRKKCIPPQIYVSARREGNEWLFSVQDNGIGIERGYYDEIFQIFRRLHAQDEYQGTGIGLASCKKIVERHGGKIWVESEPGEGSTFFFTMPAARS; encoded by the coding sequence ATGGCCAATCAAGACAAGGAGCACGATCAGCGGGAGATTTCCAGCAGCAAATACAGCGATGCCCTGAACCACATCAATATGCTGATCCATTCAAAACTGGATTTCGACAGCATCATGAAAAAGGTGGTGGTGGAGGTTGCGCGGACCATAGATGCTGAATCGGCAGTCATCTACCTGCCGGAAGGGGATGGTTGGATCGCAAAATACATTTACGGATTTCCTGGAGAACTGCAGGACAGGCAGATCAAGGCCGAGGAGATTTCCTTTTCCATAGAAGCAGCCAGGCAGAGGAAAGCTGTGGTCATCAACGACGTTCTCCATGATAACCGGGCAAACAACAAGTTTAATGAGCGATACGGCATAAACGCCCTTCTTGACGTGGCCCTGACCATTGGTGAAAAGGTGGTCGGCAACTTTTCCATCCATTACCATCATCCCGAGCGGAAATTTTCCCACAAGGAAGTGGACTTCGCCAATAAGGCAGCATCCACCATAACGCTGGCCCTGAAAAACGCACTGCTGCTCCAGGAGCGAATAAATGCAGAGGAAGCCGCCCGTGCCAATGAGCAGAAGGTGCTGCAGACCCTTGACCGGCTTATGATCCTGGTAGGTGTTTCGTCGGCTGTCCTAAGCGAGACGACCATTCAGGGCACCCTCAACCGTGCAGTAGAAGGAGCCATTGCCGTCACCGATGCACAGGTAGCAACCTCAGGCCATGGCTACAAGGAAGGAAGCATCACTATCGGTGCCCTCGCTTATGATGCCCCATTATCCCCCTGCCCTACGGATGTCACCTTTACCATCAACCGTGGCGGCGTCTACATGGAACTTCTGCAAAAATCATCAACCATCCGCTTTACCCAAAAGGAACTGGAAAACCACCCGGAGTGGTGGGGACTGCCCGAAGGACATGCGCCGCTGAAGGGCCTTTTGGGCGCAAGACTGGAGGGGACGGGAGGCGAAGCCTGTGGCATGATCCTGGTTTCCCACAAGCGGCATGGGGAATTCACCGAGGAAGACGAAGTCATGCTCACCCAGCTCTGCCAGCTCACTTCTCTGGCCATCAGACATATTGAAGCCCGTAATGTTGTCGAAAAACATGCCACCGAGCTGGAAAGCCTCAGCAAAAAGCTCCGGGAAAGCGAAGAACTGTTCAGGGAGTTCTTTGCCAATGCCCCGATCGGCTTGGCAATATTTGGACTTGATGGCCGATTCCAGGAAGTAAACCAGGCCTACTGCCGCATCATAGGGTATGACCGGGAAGAGGTCTTTCAGCCCGGTTTCACCTTCATGAAGGTTACCCATCATGACGATATTGAAGAGAATCTGGCCGAACTGAATCGGGTGCTGAAAGGTGAAACAAGCAGCTTTTTCATCGAGAAACGCAACATCCGCAAAGACGGCAGCATTATCTGGGTGAGGGTCAGCGCCACCCAGTGCCGTGACCCGGAAGGTAAATCCGCAAGGTTAATTGCCATAGTCGAGGACATTCATGACCGTAAACAGGCTGAGGAGGCCCTTAGAGTCTCGGAGGCAAACTACCGGACCATCTTCGATTCTGCCAACGACGGCCTCTTCATCCAGTGTGCAGAGTCTGGAGCCATTTTGGACGTGAACCAAAGGGTGCTGGAGATGTACAAATACCGTTACGATGAAATTCTGCGCCTGAATATAGGAGAGTTGAGCGCCTACTCGGCAGGCTACACCCAGGAACGGGCCATGGAGGTCGGTCGTCGCGCCGCATCCGGCGAGCCCCAGCTGGTGGAATGGCTGGCCCTCGCCAAGGACGGAACCCAATTCTGGGTCGAAGTTAGCCTGAAAAAGGTGATACTCGGCGGCAAAGACCGCCTTCTGGCAGTGGTGCGGGATATTTCCGAGCGGAAAAGGGTACTGGAAGCCCTGCAGCAGAACGAAGAAAGACTGCGCGTCAGCGAGGACCGGCTGGTCCTCGCCCAGTCCGCGGCAGGCATCGGCATGTGGAATGTGAACCTGCTGACGCGGGAAAGCACCTTCTCCAATCAATACCTGTCCCTTCTCGGCATCGATCGTCCCCCCGGATCCTATGAAGATTTCCTGGCATTGCTTCATCCCGATGACCGATACCAGGTTATGATGGAAACGGATCAGGCCATCGCCCAGTGCAGACAGTTCCAGGCAATGTTCCGTGTCAACTGGAATAATGGCTCCCTGCGCTGGATCATGGGCCGGGGTGGAGTTTTCTGCGACAGCAGGCAGCAACCCTTGCGCATTACCGGCGTCATCTTCGATGTCACGGACCGGAAAAAGGCGGAAGAAGACCTGAAAGCAGCCATGGATGAGCTGGAACGTTCAAACCGGGAACTGGAGCAGTTCGCCTACATCGCCTCCCACGACCTGCAGGAACCGTTACGGATGGTGGCCGGATACGTGAAGCTTTTGGAAAGAAGATACAAGGAAAGTCTGGACGAGAAGGCGCAGACTTATATTAATTTTGCCGTCGATGGCACGAGCCGGATGCAGAAACTGATTGAAGGGCTACTCACCTACTCCCGCATTTCCCGCGGCATCAGCTTGCTGCCCGTGGACACCAACATACCCTTTGCAGCAGCACTGGCTAACCTGGATTCGGCAATCCGGGAGAGCAACGCCAGGATCACCAGTGAAACCCTCCCCGTGGTGGAAGGGGATGAGACACAATTGATGCAGCTTTTCCAGAACCTCCTGGCCAACAGCCTGAAGTACCGGAAAAAGTGCATACCTCCCCAAATATATGTGTCGGCCAGAAGGGAGGGTAATGAATGGCTGTTTTCGGTGCAGGACAATGGTATAGGCATTGAAAGGGGATATTACGACGAGATATTCCAGATATTCAGGAGACTGCACGCACAGGACGAATACCAGGGAACCGGCATCGGCCTGGCATCCTGCAAGAAAATCGTCGAACGCCATGGTGGCAAAATATGGGTAGAATCGGAACCGGGTGAAGGGTCGACCTTCTTTTTTACCATGCCGGCTGCAAGAAGTTGA
- a CDS encoding sensor histidine kinase yields the protein MKRKDLFISSAKKRGYAKLLPAGIRARLFLLIILVLLPQGLFLTWIYNERYQTQRTQAMNTELEVAQGVAMAFSGYVEGIWRENHAIGEAIRMFSSPVLPKARKLLTITATQHASIRSFNWVSPQGVILASSQPVLEGKDLSSLPYFIKIVTGAEWSISDLTSRGIKVQAPTFAIATACRDGHGKLHGIVVAVIEPERLGELTLTQRRLGKGAYAIFDSRGVIVYHSIYQKLAWEDRAGWRKMDPILQAALKTRTPQVGIAVPVLRKSEWVSARVPMQDLGWVVGAGKPVEVVFGPVRQALVREIGFSLLALALAFLSAYMVARTIALPLQRLEKATTGMGSSPQAAPEDPLAPMEVSRLRHVIMEMADNLRAGEKRFRLALESIPDMIAICDQQLRIQYVNPATISATGLPSSKLVGRLDSEIWPELYKLWRPVLEKALETAKVQNLELELPSPKGSRHFHVTYVPLMEEDGHVKELMGITHDYTVRKQAEDELKRTLEELIRSNRDLEQFAYVASHDLQEPLRMVASYVQLLDKRYRGQLDQKADRYINYAIQGAKRMQTLIEDLLAYGRINRVVEFQQVDLNLVCAEAVKAMETAISESGGAVQAADLPVVWGDKIQLFILFQNLIGNAIKYRRQDVQPLVLISARQTEDAWVISVQDNGIGIEKQYFDRIFQIFQRLHAREEYPGTGIGLASCRKIVERHGGRIWVESMPGNGSTFFFTIPDRITSPGDRQYP from the coding sequence GTGAAACGGAAAGATCTTTTTATCTCATCAGCAAAAAAAAGGGGATATGCCAAACTGCTGCCGGCAGGAATCAGGGCGCGGCTGTTTTTGCTCATCATCCTCGTGCTGCTGCCCCAAGGGCTGTTTTTGACATGGATCTACAATGAACGGTATCAGACACAACGGACTCAGGCAATGAACACGGAACTGGAGGTGGCACAGGGCGTTGCCATGGCCTTTTCCGGATACGTGGAGGGAATATGGCGTGAAAATCATGCCATCGGCGAGGCGATCCGCATGTTTTCATCGCCGGTATTACCTAAGGCCAGAAAGCTCCTGACCATTACCGCCACCCAGCATGCTTCCATCCGAAGTTTCAACTGGGTGAGCCCCCAAGGGGTCATCCTTGCTTCCAGCCAGCCTGTACTCGAGGGAAAAGATCTTTCTTCTCTCCCTTATTTCATCAAAATCGTCACAGGCGCTGAATGGAGCATCAGCGATCTCACCAGCAGAGGGATAAAGGTCCAAGCACCGACCTTCGCCATTGCCACAGCTTGCCGCGATGGCCACGGCAAGCTGCATGGGATTGTCGTAGCTGTCATAGAGCCTGAGCGGCTCGGCGAGTTGACCCTCACCCAACGCCGTCTCGGCAAAGGAGCCTATGCCATCTTCGATAGCCGGGGCGTCATTGTCTACCACAGCATCTATCAAAAACTTGCCTGGGAAGATCGGGCCGGGTGGAGAAAGATGGATCCCATTTTACAAGCTGCACTGAAAACTCGAACTCCCCAGGTGGGAATAGCGGTACCGGTGCTGCGCAAGAGCGAATGGGTTTCGGCGCGAGTACCTATGCAGGATCTGGGATGGGTGGTGGGAGCAGGAAAGCCGGTTGAAGTGGTATTCGGACCGGTCCGACAAGCACTGGTCCGTGAAATAGGCTTTTCACTTCTGGCTCTGGCACTGGCTTTTCTCTCCGCATACATGGTGGCACGCACCATTGCCCTTCCACTGCAGCGTCTGGAAAAGGCGACAACAGGCATGGGAAGCTCCCCACAGGCAGCACCTGAAGATCCCCTGGCTCCCATGGAGGTCAGCCGGTTGCGCCACGTTATCATGGAAATGGCGGACAACCTGCGCGCCGGCGAAAAAAGATTTCGCCTGGCCCTGGAAAGTATTCCCGACATGATCGCCATCTGTGATCAGCAACTACGCATCCAGTATGTGAATCCCGCCACAATCAGTGCCACCGGCCTGCCCTCCTCGAAGCTGGTTGGGCGGCTGGACTCGGAAATATGGCCGGAACTGTACAAGCTGTGGCGCCCCGTTTTGGAAAAGGCGTTAGAAACGGCAAAGGTGCAGAATCTGGAATTGGAACTCCCTTCCCCGAAAGGCAGCCGTCACTTCCACGTCACCTATGTGCCCCTGATGGAAGAGGACGGTCATGTCAAGGAACTTATGGGCATCACCCATGATTATACGGTAAGGAAGCAGGCAGAAGATGAACTGAAGAGGACCCTTGAGGAATTGATCCGCTCCAACAGGGATCTTGAGCAGTTCGCCTATGTTGCGTCCCACGACCTGCAGGAACCGTTGCGGATGGTGGCAAGCTATGTCCAGTTGCTGGACAAGCGGTACAGGGGGCAGCTCGATCAAAAGGCGGACAGATATATAAATTATGCGATACAAGGGGCAAAAAGGATGCAGACCCTGATCGAGGATCTGCTCGCCTACGGACGGATCAATCGCGTTGTTGAATTTCAACAGGTGGATCTTAATTTGGTCTGTGCCGAAGCGGTAAAGGCCATGGAGACTGCCATCAGTGAGAGCGGAGGAGCTGTCCAGGCCGCGGATCTCCCGGTGGTCTGGGGAGACAAGATACAGCTGTTCATCCTGTTCCAGAATCTGATCGGCAATGCCATCAAGTATCGACGGCAGGATGTTCAGCCCCTTGTCCTAATTTCAGCACGGCAAACGGAAGATGCCTGGGTCATCTCGGTGCAGGACAACGGCATTGGCATAGAGAAACAATATTTCGACCGCATTTTTCAGATTTTCCAGCGGCTCCACGCACGGGAAGAATATCCCGGTACCGGCATCGGTCTTGCCTCATGCAGGAAAATTGTAGAGCGTCATGGCGGCCGGATCTGGGTCGAGTCCATGCCCGGCAACGGCTCAACCTTTTTTTTCACGATTCCGGACCGAATTACTAGCCCAGGGGACCGACAATACCCATAA
- a CDS encoding circadian clock KaiB family protein, with protein MSAVKEAKSAGESRKTDQEHWTLRLYVAGQTPKCLTAFANLKKICEEHLAGQYQIEIIDLLINPELAKGDQILALPTLVRKLPEPVKKIIGDLSNTEKVLVGLDIRPVK; from the coding sequence ATGAGTGCCGTGAAGGAAGCCAAATCAGCGGGAGAAAGCCGCAAAACGGACCAGGAGCACTGGACCCTGAGATTGTACGTGGCTGGGCAGACACCAAAATGTCTGACTGCGTTTGCCAACCTGAAAAAAATCTGCGAGGAGCACTTGGCCGGGCAATATCAGATCGAAATTATAGACCTGTTGATAAATCCGGAGCTGGCCAAAGGTGATCAGATTCTGGCCCTGCCGACCCTGGTGCGGAAACTGCCCGAGCCGGTGAAGAAGATAATCGGCGACCTGTCCAACACCGAAAAGGTCTTGGTCGGTCTTGACATCCGGCCGGTCAAATGA